The window TGGATATTGGACCAGATTTGACCAGAAACACACATTCCCGGCCATCTTTGATCTCTTCGAGAAAAACCCGGTCAAAAACTATTTCCCCAGCATTATCACCGACATACAGAATTATCTTTGCGGTGTTCAGTGCCTGGGAAAATTCTGCAAAGTTAGCAATCCCCCACTCAGTGCCTTCCACCTCTTCCATAATCTGATCGATACTAAGTTCCCGGTATACGCCGAGATCGATGATATTTCCCGCGATAGCCACCCGGATTGCCTGTTCCAGACGATTCTTCCCCGAGGCGACAAACATTTTCAAGCGGGGATAGAGAGCCAAGGCCAACTGGTTGTAATGGGACTTTAGTCTGGAATATATATCGGCATTACCGGTCATTTGCATGGCGACCCGATGAGCGACAGTGGTCATGTAGGCCGGAGTCCAGTTGGGATCGGCTTGTGAGTAGATGCGGCAGAGTTCCTGAGTAACGCGCCAGGCAAAGGATGGATCTTTGCCGGCAAGCAAGGTCGCCTCCTGAGCCTGTCTGATATTGCAGCTGAAGCATTCCAGTTGTGCTTTCATGGGCTCCTCCTCAAATAACTACAGCGCCGGCGATCGTTGACGAAAAGTCTTAACGTTCCTCGCCTACCCTCCATAGGTCCTGTTTTGAGTCTCCTTGAAATATTTCTTCAGTTGCTGTTCACTGCCCAGAAGAAAAATCACGTCTCCTTTTTCCAACATATCACTGGCCGATGGTGAGACGATATAATCGTTCTGGCGTTGAATGGCCACCACAGTTATCCCAAAATGGTTTCTCAGCTGCGCCTTGCCCAAGCTGAGTCCATGAAGGGCGGTGGGAATCTTCGATTCGACAATGGAGTGTCCCGGAAAAAGCTCTTCTGTTCGTAAGGCATGTGGAAAAGCCAAGGTCCTGGCCACTCGAAGAGCCATATCCCGCTCGGGAAAAATAACCTGGTCGGCTCCAATCTTTTCGAGTATTTTCCCGTGTAACCCATTGATCGCCCGGGCGATGACCTGATGGAGACCCAACTCCTTGAGAGCCAGGGTGGTCAATACACTGGACTGGATATCGTACCCGATACTGACGATGGCCACATCAAAATTCTTGATTCCTAAGGCCTCAAGAACCGTCACGTCGGTGGTATCCGCCTGGACCACTTCGGTGATCTGTCCGGCGAGCTCCTTGACCGGATCTTCCTGGATATCGACCCCTATCACGGTGAAACCTTGTTTATAAAGAGCTAAGGCAATACTATGCCCAAAAATCCCCAGCCCGAAAACGGCAAACTGTCTCAATACGAATCATCTCCTGATGCCTGGTAAGCTCATCAACCGTATTCCTGCACGTTTTACAAAACCTTTATTTTAATATAATAACGGGGGGACTCGCAAAGA is drawn from Atribacteraceae bacterium and contains these coding sequences:
- a CDS encoding ARMT1-like domain-containing protein, giving the protein MKAQLECFSCNIRQAQEATLLAGKDPSFAWRVTQELCRIYSQADPNWTPAYMTTVAHRVAMQMTGNADIYSRLKSHYNQLALALYPRLKMFVASGKNRLEQAIRVAIAGNIIDLGVYRELSIDQIMEEVEGTEWGIANFAEFSQALNTAKIILYVGDNAGEIVFDRVFLEEIKDGRECVFLVKSGPIS
- a CDS encoding TrkA family potassium uptake protein, with protein sequence MRQFAVFGLGIFGHSIALALYKQGFTVIGVDIQEDPVKELAGQITEVVQADTTDVTVLEALGIKNFDVAIVSIGYDIQSSVLTTLALKELGLHQVIARAINGLHGKILEKIGADQVIFPERDMALRVARTLAFPHALRTEELFPGHSIVESKIPTALHGLSLGKAQLRNHFGITVVAIQRQNDYIVSPSASDMLEKGDVIFLLGSEQQLKKYFKETQNRTYGG